From the Phyllostomus discolor isolate MPI-MPIP mPhyDis1 chromosome 7, mPhyDis1.pri.v3, whole genome shotgun sequence genome, one window contains:
- the LOC114501828 gene encoding histone-lysine N-methyltransferase SETMAR, with amino-acid sequence MAAPEEEPEAPTEPLDIACGLENVPVSVWPPGAVPEPFQYTPEHVAGPGADADPAEITFPGCLCLHRPCVPGSCSCLRGAENYDADARLRALGSAAGRAPPVFECNALCPCPERCANRVVQRGVQLRLQVFRTRRKGWGLRALESVPRGRFVCEYAGEVLGLAEARRRIRLQTPRDANYVIAVREHVRSGPVMETFVDPARIGNAGRFLNHSCEPNLLMVPVRVDSMVPRLALFAAKDILPEEELSFDYSGRFLNRMDGEDRGRPDDGKLRKPCYCGSRVCSAFLPYDGSLYLAAEPPGEGPGGRAQETRSCTPPGQEGAQVASQLSPGHMAAPLNWGTFPSQMRPAAF; translated from the exons ATGGCAGCGCCTGAGGAGGAGCCTGAAGCCCCCACGGAGCCCCTGGACATCGCCTGCGGCCTGGAGAACGTGCCTGTGAGCGTGTGGCCCCCGGGGGCGGTGCCAGAGCCCTTCCAG TACACTCCGGAGCACGTGGCGGGGCCCGGGGCGGACGCGGACCCCGCCGAGATCACCTTCCCCGGGTGCCTCTGCCTGCACCGCCCCTGCGTCCCcggctcctgctcctgcctccgTGGCGCGGAGAACTACGACGCGGACGCGCGCCTCAGAGCCCTGGGCTCGGCGGCGGGGCGCGCCCCGCCGGTCTTCGAGTGCAACGCCCTGTGCCCCTGCCCGGAGCGCTGCGCCAACCGCGTGGTCCAGCGGGGCGTGCAGCTGCGCCTGCAGGTGTTCCGGACGCGTCGCAAGGGCTGGGGGCTGCGCGCGCTGGAGTCCGTCCCCCGCGGCCGCTTCGTCTGCGAGTACGCCGGCGAGGTGCTGGGGCTCGCGGAAGCGCGGAGAAGAATTCGGCTGCAGACGCCGCGCGATGCGAATTACGTCATCGCCGTCCGGGAGCACGTGCGCAGCGGGCCGGTGATGGAGACGTTTGTGGACCCCGCGCGCATCGGGAACGCGGGCCGGTTCCTGAACCACTCCTGCGAGCCCAACCTGCTCATGGTCCCTGTCCGGGTGGACTCCATGGTGCCAAGGTTGGCACTTTTTGCAGCCAAGGACATTCTGCCGGAAGAAGAGCTCTCGTTCGACTATTCAGGAAGATTTCTTAACCGAATGGACGGCGAAGACAGAGGAAGGCCCGACGACGGGAAACTAAGGAAACCTTGTTACTGCGGCTCCCGGGTGTGCTCGGCCTTCCTGCCCTACGACGGCTCTCTGTACCTCGCTGCGGAGCCGCCTGGTGAGGGTCCGGGAGGGAGAGCTCAGGAGACACGCTCCTGCACgcccccagggcaggagggg GCACAAGTGGCTTCTCAGCTTTCACCTGGACACATGGCCGCCCCGCTAAACTGGGGCACTTTCCCTAGTCAGATGCGGCCGGCTGCCTTCTAG